The nucleotide sequence aggaattttattttaaccctGCATGTagcttgtaaaaataaattaatactgttAAAAACAGTTTACGATTTTATAGGAACGAAATTCTTACAGCTGTAAGGGTTAGGCCTGAATGTTAAAACTTTATTCAGTACAGTATGTCAAGTACATCTCAGTATGACAGAATAAAAGTTATAAATGACTAAAAATGACGGTTTGTTTTTGAACTTATTTAGGGAAAAACATATTCACGGTCGAATTAAGaacattcttattttttttaatcgattaaaaaagaaaatagtgaCAGTTAGGGGTTTTACAAAATTGAAATTAGCACAAGATAAGTTATATACTGGACATACTGTACCGAAATAATGTTAACGACAAAAGGATCAGTTATCAAAATTCAGGGCAGTACAAAAATAGAAGTGTAAAAAATTACGTTATATTGATTGAGCTACGCGACCTTACATAAGGCCATGGTATTTGGCTGTTACCCCCCAAAGGGGATGGTTTGGTCTCACGTGGTCACCGTGACCACGTGTTTCTTAGATTCTAAGTATTTGTAGAAAACTACAGCGTCGTGAACTGTTGGAAATGTTTCCATTTGTAGTATGTCTGTCTCTAGTGAGTTGTACCTGTCTATCATTTCTAGGACTGGACCTGTGGAAGAAAGGTGAAGAACTTTAAATTTGTCGTTCTCTGATTTTTTTAGTTTCtgatatatgaagtagaaaatgtGTGTCGTTGGGTGTCGTAAATTATGgttaactagctgtttcccacggtttcagcCGAAAATACTTCTCGCGCCTGGGTAAAAAGTTGTGAAGTTTTCCCAAATAGCCTGGTAAAAATACAAGAACACTACATTTACGCCAAAACTATAACCAAGCCAGTGAAAACATTTCCCGGCTGcgggttttaatcagtaagagtccgaCACTACTTCACGCTGCATttacagcgggaggagtcatttgataatttcccacAAAAAAGGTGTAGCTACTTTATGATTTACCGTTGGGGGAGAGGTTCAAATgataatttcatattaaaaaggTGTAAGTATTTACCGTTAGCTCCCGCTAGTAACACAGTGATGTGGCTGGCGACGAGCTCCTTCTGTACTGCGACCAGGCACTTGATGCCCGGCCCGTCCACGTATGACAACGCCGTCATGTCTATTATCACACATTGTACCTGGGGAACAATAAATATCTGTTAGAAGAAAGAAAGACCATTTGGTTGGACGCAAATTGACGCACGCGAGacaataatagtaaaaaaaatgattttataccTCCGTTTTTCGTTGCTAGTCAATTAATGGACGAAAAggattattaggtacctacataagttaAATCAGTAAATAATTTTACGGAGTCAAAAGATGTTTTCTGAGTTGATAGCTAGACTGTTTTTTTCTTGGAGGCAACTTTTACGACGATGGCAACATTGAGTTCAGCCATCTTGCAATTTATTACTCAACTGTTCTTTTGTTTGTATCTAATACATTATAATCTAGATTGCTTAGCAAAAAAACGTAACGTCATACACTGGTGTATTATTGGTAAATCTAACCTGGGTATTATTCAAATAATGGCTTtaagcttttataatatttttgccaggtacgaataaaaatgcttggaaacatgctggtcctgctccataggacatactgacaatatctaattaattaacaaattaaaattacaccagcaagtaaaattgtattcatcttttgattatttgtttgtaactttgtaccaaaatataaataaatttgtaaatgtgaacaccatgtagaattttaattgtcattttatcctcatttatctttgcgattctacatgatcttcgcatgctgttactgtatgtatcaatacatataaactgtaataccatattatttttaaaaagagtaaccatggagtttcttgcccgttcttctccataggaagctacttttggaatgggcaactagaatcaaacttagttataattttgacgttcataagtgcttgtaaaggcctaagtgaaataaatgatttgactttgactttgactttgaagatGTGGCTAAGATGTGAACACCTTTATAACAgacaaattgtatttaaaacttACCCTATGACTAATATTAGGATCCCACTCGTAAGACTCGCTCTTAGTAAGGTTGTTGTCTTCATCATGCGCCACTTCAGTCGGCTTCAGGTAGCCGACTTTGCGGAATAGCTTGTCTCTAAACAGGTTCTTAGTGGCGAAGTTCAGGCCGCCGCAGTAGTGGAAGATTTTGATGCCTGGCAGCTCTTCGGCCTGGAAAAGTTATACGTATTTCAAGTTATGTTTTACTTTAGTCCTGTAAAGGTATTTAAACTTACGTGATTTGtgcacatatttaaaaaaaatcggtaaaaaaacttttaagttaaacggttttatcttatgtgcactgaaaactagaaaataaaaaaatagttacttacctgtcaacctacgtaggtggtcccggtcatattaaactaaaataaaaacgtggggcccattaactattgctgtagtactttcttctagaggtataataggtgtggattgcatcgacttactataatcgtaactggagattttgacaatcaataatcagccgtagcggcttcaccagcgaacgccgagctcatgatctaccaaagtataaagatatgctttgccataggtaggatttcacaggggccccacgtttttattttagtttaatatgaccgggaccacctacgtaggttgacaggtaagtaactatttttttattttctagttttcagtgcacataagataaaaccgtttaacttaaaagtttttttaccgattttttattttctagtttttagtatttaatgaaaatgcgtaccgaatattcctcattctatctaattcatttagtgtatcattattacacggtctcttacctgacaatttattacaatctaattcctcaatacatagcccttccagatacttttttttttaacaaccccaaaaatcatcacatgacctctcctgctgtgggtcagcagcggtgagggagtgtcagactcttgactagaaaccgttttgttccgtcgtaggccttttatgtaccagggccgcggtaactctttcgaacaatctcgcagcccaggcaggccttggccctgttgggccccgctggagttactgacagttttctacttgtgaagccctttcatttgatacccgtattggtgggattgataaaaaattgttatcagccatttggtagcggcggccatcttagatttcaattttgcatagtaaattgtattctacttgttgagacctttcatttgatacccatgttgatgggattgataaaacctacgttatccgccattttatagcggccgccatcttggatttaattttttatagtatattgtattctgtttgttgagccctttcatttgatacccatattgatgggattgataaaacctacgttatccgccatcttagatttcaattttgcatagtaaattgtattctacttgttgagacctttcatttgatacccatgttgatgggatttataaaacttaagttatccgccattttgtagaggccgccatcttggattttaattttatatagtacattgtattctactggttgagaattttcatttgatacccatattgatgggattgataaaacctacgttatccgccattttgtagcggccgccatcttggatttcattttttatagtaaattgtattctacttgttgagtcctttcatttgatacccatgttgatgggatttataaaacctaagttatccgccattttgtagaggccgccatcttggattttaattttatatagtacattgtattctactggttgagaactttcatttgatacccatattgatgggattgataaaacctacgttatccgccattttgtagcggccgccatcttggatttcaattttttatagtatattgtattctgcttgttgagccctttcatttgatacccatattgatgggattgataaaatctacgttatccgccattttgtgccggcggccatattggatttacaatgtttttgatattactatattgtattgtcatcggaattaaaggtgtatacaaaatttcagattaatcggttgacaggaagagggtgaaatttaaattactaaatttgacccaagaatgaataaataataaataaaacaaacggggtaagctaaataaaaccgtttaaaaataatcaGGACTTAAACATCCACCCGTAACAATGGTCCGTGCAATTCGGCCGAAACGTaggatatatgtataaaaaggtTTTGTCCGTAGTACCTTTATACGttcgtaaataaatagatatgttTCCCCTTCCCcatttttatataagtaccCCTGggctttaatttaattttataacccCATAAGGAATAATAACTTTTTGGTCATGAAACTATACCTAATACCAAAAATTCTATAAGACCTCATTACTtgtcaccaatcaatcaagcaGCCATAAAAGACAAAAAACAAAACCCGTCACTCAAACACTGTCACATTCAAGCCAATATCGAAAAAAGCAACAAGTTTAAAATCaagatacaaaacaaaatatcatgCGAAAGGGATACGAACAGCCCTCTTTTAACGAGGGCTCCTAAGATGAGACTGTTGTCAGACAAATCGTATCCTTACGCCTCCAACTATGAAATCGGCATAGGTGACTTCGCAAAATGGATCATTTTCTCTCTCATGTATATAATATTGATGTGTTTCGCGCAGTTCGCGATCCTAGCAATAGACAATCGTAACGAAATGGACATGGCAAGCCGAGGCCTATTTACAAACGTGAACTACTGAAAATTACTGCCGCAAAATGAGCCTAATTTCAGAGAAATCGTGCCCTTGCGCCTGTAGTTACGAGATCGGTCTTTTCGACTCCGCAAAATGGATCAAATTTTCTTTATTCTATATAGTATTGATGTGTTTCGCGCAGTACGCAATCCTCGCTATAGACAATAACAATGAAATGAATCTGCCGTTCGGAAGTCTATTTAACAACCTGCACCATTGAAAATTACTCGTATTTTTTGAGGGCTTTTAGGATGAAATTGTTGGCATACAAATCGTATCCGGACACTACGACATATGAGATTGGTCTCTGCGATTACGAGAAATGGATTATATTTTCTGTATTCTACGTAGTTTTGATGTATTTCGCTCATAACGCGGTCCTCACGATAGTCAGTCATAATGAAATGGATATTGTAAGCCGAGTTTGTTCACAAACGTGATTGAAGATGAAGTATTTCTACTACTGGGTGTGCGTAGAACTAGGGCTTACTGAGGATTTCGTATACCTTTGAAGATATAACTGTTTGAATAAACGGTTTATATATTCTGGAACTTATTTGTTCTAATTTAATTGATTTGTTATTGTGGAAACTTCTTGCTATAGACGGACTTTGAAACTACGCCCTACGAGATAGATCTCTGTGACTGCAAATTGGATCCAATTTTCTATATTCTATATAATATTGGTTTGTTTCGCATAGCACGCGACTCTAGCGATGGCATTCACAATGAAGTGGATAAAGCAACCGAGCAAAATGAAACTGTTTTCCAAGAAATCGTATCCGGACGTTTCCAGTTACGGGATCAGTCTCCGCAATTACGAAAAAtggatcatattttttatattctacaTAGTAATGATGTATTTTGCGCATAACTTCGTAAAAGCTATAGACAATCATGATGATATAGATATGGTAAACGGAGGTGAAATCAGAAACGTGACAGAGGAAGAAGCCGGTATTCAAACTTCCGGGAGTGTGTTGAACTCGCTCTTACTGAAGATTTCTggtacaattaaaataataaaattgcatgtaaatttaaaataaataactctttGAATAAACTGTACCTACATGGACATATGTTCTGGagattatttgttgttttattaattgcaCGTAGTTAGAAGGCtagtaagatatttttttgttataagacTATGAAATcttacatataaaaatgaattgctgttcgttagtctcactaaaagCCGAGGACAGCTGGACCGACTcggcttattttggttttaaaatgtttgtagagatccagggaaggtttaaactaTACTTAAGAAGTTTGTTGGGTCAGCTAGTTACGAATACAATGCTGAagatatacgtaaataattcTGTGGTGATGTGACAGCAGTTCCCACAAATCTTGGTGTGTCTACTCATCATGCGAGCGAAGTTTTTGGTATCAAAATCCAGGAGTGTCACTTCTGTTTGCAGACAGAAGAAAAACAATTATTGCATGCGGTTAAGCCGTTGCAAAGGTAAACTTCGAGAGGattttagaaataaacaaagaaatgaTGATTAATTTTCATACTCACAGCTCTGTACCTCCTCGTGTCTAGATAAAGGTCTGTGTCCAACACCTTCCCCAGTAGGCAGGTGTAAGGGTTCTGAGAGCGAATGAATAACGCTCCTATACTTGCTAGCAGACCCGCGCCCAAACTGAAAAGAAATACCGAGATATAGAGGCTTAGGACTCATGTTCCGCCAGCTTGGTCCCCCTGGGGGATATTTTCGACTTGAGTaggatttgattttttaaaattatattttgagtaCTATTCGTGTTTCCTCCCATATATCAGGTGTTCTATATAACCACAGAAGATAACAGGACCCTTAAATAATACCCCTTAAATAAACCCTTAATAAAAAAGAACAGAAGTACTTGAAGTTCACATCTTACGAAAAAGGCTCTGTAAACCAAAGAGGGAGGGACACGAGAAGCCTAGAAACTTCAATATAAATTGCATAGTTTAAAATCGTTTGACTGTATGAAAGTCTTTTGTTAGGGGCTGTCAATCTTAAATCTGATTATAAACTTACCCAATATCAATGTTGATGCAGATAGTGACGAGGAAGGTCACGAGCCATACCATGGCATCCAGTTTACTCAGCTTCCAGAACCTGcaaatatttatagattttatataGGCTTtacagagaaaaaaatatataatccaGGCATAGCAAGAGATACTAATATATTCAACAGGTACCTACTAAGTTTTCTGCAGAAATATAATGAAAACCAATCTACTCATAATTCTCTTTTCGCTGCTTATACATCtgataaaggtgaaaattaTTCTTTATAACTTCCAAAGGGCCACTAAATCTTTCTGATATtactaaatacaataaaaaaaacttattaggGAGTTGATAGTAATCGGACTTAAACTCTGTAGGCCTATTATTTCGCCACGTCACGATATTGTCAGTGGCATCATAGGTCTCTCGCTGTGCTAGTTTTGGGGCACTTTGAGCAGCCCAGAAGGCCTCATTTCTTTTCGTTCACCAATATTAAATAAGTAGTTATATAACCATCTTTACTTACTTATCCAGCTCCTTGACCTGCATAAACATGCCTTTAAGCGACACGACGATGATGGACGCGAGTACACATCGGGGTAGTTGCTCAAAGAATGGGCCGATCCACAAGAGGACGAATAGGATCAGTACTGCGCTTACTACGGAGGTTATGCCTGTTTTACTGCCTGCCTAGAAAAATAGGAATTATAGAATATAGCACgtgcttaaaaaataataagaatatgcgtaatttaattgtaaaaaaaaatatttttaagattacTTTCAAGAATTCAGAACGGGTAGGCCTGAAGCTGCACTTTTTTATGAAACCGCGCGGGTTTCAAGTCTTAGGTAAAGAAGGAACTTTGAGAATGAAAACtaatgatgataataattatgGACTAAAAGACGAGaatgttcaataaaattatcgttatatattttttacaaaactcACCTGATACTGTATGTAAGATCTGGATAAACTGGCGCAGAATGGAGCACAACAGAAGAACGAAGCGAACACGTTACTTGAGCCCTGCAAACATTTTGATACATACAGAGAGAGTGAGAGAGAGATTGTCTTAAAAGGATAGAAGATTCTTCAAGGTATTCTTGAACTGTATTGGAGTCAGTTTAAAAAGGCGACATTTATGTGCAATTTATGGCTGCAATattggcaaaaatattttttaaacgtcGACCGTCCGTCGATTCAAGAAACTATGGCTGATCCATGTATTGCAATATGTCTACAATAGGGTAACTGATGACGAGGATCTATTACTCTATCTCTATCTATTTACTATATCGGCAATATACCATATTGTTTATGGCCATCCCGAAAATGTTTGGCAAATATTGCCGGTACATTATTGCAATGTTGCAAATTCTGGCTGGTATTGCTTGCAATGATGCCGGCCATTGTATTGCAGCCACATATTgcacaaaaatgtatgtaatataaTGTATGAAATGGTGTATGTCACCATGGTGATGGTGAACGCGTTTACCGCGACCTCTGGGAGCAGAGACGCCATGGGGGGGACTTGGGGGACTCTTTAATATCCATCACAAACTTACCAGCGCCAATAGTTCCTGGTTAGCATCGATCTCGTACTTGTCCTTTGCTGCGAAGATGAGCGCCATGGACATGGATATGGTGTACGTCACCATCGTGATGGTGAACGCGTCTACTGCCACCTCGGGGAGTAACGCCATCGGGGGGACTTGGGGGACTGGTAGGCTGCGGAACATAGATATTTTTGGGTTTAAATAAGTCTAGGCATGTGAAAAACTGTAGGGCGttgccaatattctatctatccaaaattttgcgattagagattaacatggacaaaaaaaacaaatggcATATTTCTACCTCTGATTGCAAAGCAACAGAATATATAGAAATGGACATCCGAATATatataggttatagaaatccaaaTTAGTTAAGTACTGCTGATATGGCTAAGGTCACCGAGAATAAGTGAATAATGGGGATTACAAGAGACCGAACATAGTAGAATTTGGGGGCGGTATCTGTCCAGCAATAGATAACTTTTGGCAGAGACGAcgattttgattttgacgattttacgaaaaaaataaaattctctaTCATTGCTTGTATAAAAGTACTTTATCATTAAGTAGAGGGGAAACCCCGAGcggtaggtatgtatttattgttataactGATTTATGTTACCATATCACATTTTCAATGTAGTACAACTCACCCAGTAGGTATTTCTCCAACGAGGCTGATGCCGTACTGTTCCCGCAGATGGCCATACCTTGACGCGAGAGTACCGATCACTATGGCCAGTAACTCTATGGGCACGGGCACGCGGGACCGCTTGCTTACCCATGGCTGAAaccataatattgtttttattaaatatcagGACATTTTTGTTCTGGACGTTCTTTTAAAGAACGGCAAAAAATAGGTTGAGGAGTTTATTATACTATTATAGttcgaaatatattatattgtttcgAGAAACATCAAAGAGAATGAAAAGCCATTCTTAAACAGTCGGTAACTAAGGCCAGAGTTCACTATGAATTAATATctacgttcaattttcaaaagtaaACGGTTGCTTTACAAAAAACAGACATCTATGTTGTCGTTGAAATTGAGAACGAAATGTCCAGGGATGACGGACCTACTTACTACTTTAATAAAAGACAGAAAGTCAGAAGtcaaataaacattgtttaCCTTAAGCCTTTCGTTGTTAAGGGCGATGATGAGGCACGTAATGAAGGATATTACAAACGCACCCCAGTTCAGATTCGGCAAGTTCTTACACACTTCTATGAATGtctgaaaaaacaaaacaaattcagatttagttatttatacatttttagaatattaaaaatacattacaaaatGCCGTCATTTAGTTGTCCattaacagcgctttcacactggcggatttttaTCGTCCGTAGTAAAACCGAGCGGCAAATATCAGTCGCTCGGATTTAAAAGTGCTCTTTGACATCGGTCTTTGCGCGTCCGCACGAATCGATCAATGCCGCTAGGAAAAAGCGAGCGGTAATCCGgcagtgtgaaagcgctgtgaataattgttttttttcccataaaaatttaaaaactgaATTTCATCATATAATTTTGATACCTAAGAATAGATCATCTCGACGAGAAACTAGAGATACTCACAAAAAGTACTTTATAGTTGCCAGACAACTTGATGAGCTTGACTCCGAAGAGGTCCTTCAGCTGGGACGCTAACACGTGGAAGGAGGCTGCCGTCGTGAACCCTGATACTAGCGGCTCCGAGAGTAGCGTGGACACCGCCCCTAGTCGCAGTATCCACATTATTATCTGGAATGGGTGATTGCAGATAGTAAATAATGATGATTAAAGAGACAATTAGATGCCACATAATAGTCAATATTTTGGCAATACATTTATAACCAAATGAAGATATTTCATGTCTTCTttgcaatattatattttaaattaaagagTTTACATCACTTCTCACTAAATGCCACCGAATATTTCGAAACATCGTCTAGCTCTGCAATATTGGGGACCccaagtacttatattttattaatatttatttaatgaaaagtgAAAAACCGTTCAAAAACAGAAATACCGTTCTTTTTTATCTGAGATGATAttatatgaattaaaataaaaatacttacttgaaATATTCCGACGCAAAAGCAGACTATACTTAACACTTGTAACGGAGTATATTGTACTGGTCCTGCTAATCCCTCTACTAGAACAAAACATAACCAAGCATA is from Helicoverpa zea isolate HzStark_Cry1AcR chromosome 19, ilHelZeax1.1, whole genome shotgun sequence and encodes:
- the LOC124639510 gene encoding solute carrier family 26 member 6 isoform X3 codes for the protein MRNSDKGAEWEKEKLDPNGWAPTVSSQQQLNVVRRVYQQETLNKDADYRIPDRPLGERCKKFVRNCGFGDCIVNSVPLVRWLPKYSFHKYAIGDLVAGATTAVMHIPQGMAYALLAEVPPIVGLYMAFFPVLIYVILGTSPHVSMGTFAVACLMAGKVVTQHATPASEFIHPNTTNPLLVEGLAGPVQYTPLQVLSIVCFCVGIFQIIMWILRLGAVSTLLSEPLVSGFTTAASFHVLASQLKDLFGVKLIKLSGNYKVLFTFIEVCKNLPNLNWGAFVISFITCLIIALNNERLKPWVSKRSRVPVPIELLAIVIGTLASRYGHLREQYGISLVGEIPTGLPVPQVPPMALLPEVAVDAFTITMVTYTISMSMALIFAAKDKYEIDANQELLALGSSNVFASFFCCAPFCASLSRSYIQYQAGSKTGITSVVSAVLILFVLLWIGPFFEQLPRCVLASIIVVSLKGMFMQVKELDKFWKLSKLDAMVWLVTFLVTICINIDIGLGAGLLASIGALFIRSQNPYTCLLGKVLDTDLYLDTRRYRAAEELPGIKIFHYCGGLNFATKNLFRDKLFRKVGYLKPTEVAHDEDNNLTKSESYEWDPNISHRVQCVIIDMTALSYVDGPGIKCLVAVQKELVASHITVLLAGANGPVLEMIDRYNSLETDILQMETFPTVHDAVVFYKYLESKKHVVTVTT
- the LOC124639510 gene encoding solute carrier family 26 member 6 isoform X5 is translated as MHIPQGMAYALLAEVPPIVGLYMAFFPVLIYVILGTSPHVSMGTFAVACLMAGKVVTQHATPASEFIHPNTTNPLLVEGLAGPVQYTPLQVLSIVCFCVGIFQIIMWILRLGAVSTLLSEPLVSGFTTAASFHVLASQLKDLFGVKLIKLSGNYKVLFTFIEVCKNLPNLNWGAFVISFITCLIIALNNERLKPWVSKRSRVPVPIELLAIVIGTLASRYGHLREQYGISLVGEIPTGLPVPQVPPMALLPEVAVDAFTITMVTYTISMSMALIFAAKDKYEIDANQELLALGSSNVFASFFCCAPFCASLSRSYIQYQAGSKTGITSVVSAVLILFVLLWIGPFFEQLPRCVLASIIVVSLKGMFMQVKELDKFWKLSKLDAMVWLVTFLVTICINIDIGLGAGLLASIGALFIRSQNPYTCLLGKVLDTDLYLDTRRYRAAEELPGIKIFHYCGGLNFATKNLFRDKLFRKVGYLKPTEVAHDEDNNLTKSESYEWDPNISHRVQCVIIDMTALSYVDGPGIKCLVAVQKELVASHITVLLAGANGPVLEMIDRYNSLETDILQMETFPTVHDAVVFYKYLESKKHVVTVTT
- the LOC124639510 gene encoding solute carrier family 26 member 6 isoform X1 gives rise to the protein MMRMKKTFLIFDKDFGLNDEEEPLLNDDDCTEEWAPTVSSQQQLNVVRRVYQQETLNKDADYRIPDRPLGERCKKFVRNCGFGDCIVNSVPLVRWLPKYSFHKYAIGDLVAGATTAVMHIPQGMAYALLAEVPPIVGLYMAFFPVLIYVILGTSPHVSMGTFAVACLMAGKVVTQHATPASEFIHPNTTNPLLVEGLAGPVQYTPLQVLSIVCFCVGIFQIIMWILRLGAVSTLLSEPLVSGFTTAASFHVLASQLKDLFGVKLIKLSGNYKVLFTFIEVCKNLPNLNWGAFVISFITCLIIALNNERLKPWVSKRSRVPVPIELLAIVIGTLASRYGHLREQYGISLVGEIPTGLPVPQVPPMALLPEVAVDAFTITMVTYTISMSMALIFAAKDKYEIDANQELLALGSSNVFASFFCCAPFCASLSRSYIQYQAGSKTGITSVVSAVLILFVLLWIGPFFEQLPRCVLASIIVVSLKGMFMQVKELDKFWKLSKLDAMVWLVTFLVTICINIDIGLGAGLLASIGALFIRSQNPYTCLLGKVLDTDLYLDTRRYRAAEELPGIKIFHYCGGLNFATKNLFRDKLFRKVGYLKPTEVAHDEDNNLTKSESYEWDPNISHRVQCVIIDMTALSYVDGPGIKCLVAVQKELVASHITVLLAGANGPVLEMIDRYNSLETDILQMETFPTVHDAVVFYKYLESKKHVVTVTT
- the LOC124639510 gene encoding solute carrier family 26 member 6 isoform X4, which encodes MNLFSDRYITRDEGAPTVSSQQQLNVVRRVYQQETLNKDADYRIPDRPLGERCKKFVRNCGFGDCIVNSVPLVRWLPKYSFHKYAIGDLVAGATTAVMHIPQGMAYALLAEVPPIVGLYMAFFPVLIYVILGTSPHVSMGTFAVACLMAGKVVTQHATPASEFIHPNTTNPLLVEGLAGPVQYTPLQVLSIVCFCVGIFQIIMWILRLGAVSTLLSEPLVSGFTTAASFHVLASQLKDLFGVKLIKLSGNYKVLFTFIEVCKNLPNLNWGAFVISFITCLIIALNNERLKPWVSKRSRVPVPIELLAIVIGTLASRYGHLREQYGISLVGEIPTGLPVPQVPPMALLPEVAVDAFTITMVTYTISMSMALIFAAKDKYEIDANQELLALGSSNVFASFFCCAPFCASLSRSYIQYQAGSKTGITSVVSAVLILFVLLWIGPFFEQLPRCVLASIIVVSLKGMFMQVKELDKFWKLSKLDAMVWLVTFLVTICINIDIGLGAGLLASIGALFIRSQNPYTCLLGKVLDTDLYLDTRRYRAAEELPGIKIFHYCGGLNFATKNLFRDKLFRKVGYLKPTEVAHDEDNNLTKSESYEWDPNISHRVQCVIIDMTALSYVDGPGIKCLVAVQKELVASHITVLLAGANGPVLEMIDRYNSLETDILQMETFPTVHDAVVFYKYLESKKHVVTVTT
- the LOC124639510 gene encoding solute carrier family 26 member 6 isoform X2 encodes the protein MMRMKKTFLIFDKDFGLNDEEEPLLNDDDCTEEWAPTVSSQQQLNVVRRVYQQETLNKDADYRIPDRPLGERCKKFVRNCGFGDCIVNSVPLVRWLPKYSFHKYAIGDLVAGATTAVMHIPQGMAYALLAEVPPIVGLYMAFFPVLIYVILGTSPHVSMGTFAVACLMAGKVVTQHATPASEFIHPNTTNPLLEGLAGPVQYTPLQVLSIVCFCVGIFQIIMWILRLGAVSTLLSEPLVSGFTTAASFHVLASQLKDLFGVKLIKLSGNYKVLFTFIEVCKNLPNLNWGAFVISFITCLIIALNNERLKPWVSKRSRVPVPIELLAIVIGTLASRYGHLREQYGISLVGEIPTGLPVPQVPPMALLPEVAVDAFTITMVTYTISMSMALIFAAKDKYEIDANQELLALGSSNVFASFFCCAPFCASLSRSYIQYQAGSKTGITSVVSAVLILFVLLWIGPFFEQLPRCVLASIIVVSLKGMFMQVKELDKFWKLSKLDAMVWLVTFLVTICINIDIGLGAGLLASIGALFIRSQNPYTCLLGKVLDTDLYLDTRRYRAAEELPGIKIFHYCGGLNFATKNLFRDKLFRKVGYLKPTEVAHDEDNNLTKSESYEWDPNISHRVQCVIIDMTALSYVDGPGIKCLVAVQKELVASHITVLLAGANGPVLEMIDRYNSLETDILQMETFPTVHDAVVFYKYLESKKHVVTVTT